A region from the Pseudonocardia petroleophila genome encodes:
- a CDS encoding (2Fe-2S) ferredoxin domain-containing protein, translating into MPHAELLLVARPTPSGVDGRSLAALAAAVADRTALPVRVAHLDQAEPSIHAALDAAAAAGAAQVRIVALAVPDDRYLTAWIGRAVAHWRADRAHAVDVTLATGLAGHPDLAGAIARLGDDAGEPVRAGPGAFRSPAWSVLPRVVRHLLVCRGPRCTAYDAGTAHRALVAATGHDPGTLVTPTGCLGPCNLGPLVVDHPAGTWHTGVDAAAVAALLAGPDPRS; encoded by the coding sequence GTGCCGCACGCTGAGCTGCTCCTCGTCGCCCGCCCCACCCCGTCGGGGGTCGACGGGCGGTCGCTCGCGGCGCTGGCCGCCGCGGTCGCGGACCGCACGGCCCTGCCGGTGCGGGTCGCGCACCTCGACCAGGCCGAGCCCTCGATCCACGCCGCGCTCGACGCCGCGGCCGCCGCCGGGGCGGCGCAGGTGCGGATCGTCGCCCTCGCCGTGCCCGACGACCGCTACCTCACCGCCTGGATCGGGCGGGCCGTCGCGCACTGGCGCGCGGACCGGGCCCACGCCGTGGACGTGACCCTCGCCACCGGTCTGGCGGGCCACCCCGATCTCGCGGGGGCCATCGCCCGGCTCGGTGACGACGCCGGGGAGCCGGTCCGGGCGGGCCCCGGCGCGTTCCGCAGCCCGGCCTGGTCGGTGCTGCCGCGGGTGGTCCGGCACCTGCTGGTCTGCCGCGGCCCGCGCTGCACCGCCTACGACGCCGGGACCGCGCACCGCGCGCTGGTCGCGGCCACCGGCCACGACCCCGGCACCCTCGTCACCCCGACCGGCTGCCTCGGGCCGTGCAACCTGGGCCCGCTAGTGGTCGACCACCCGGCCGGGACCTGGCACACCGGCGTCGACGCGGCTGCGGTGGCCGCCCTGCTGGCGGGCCCGGATCCCCGCAGCTGA
- a CDS encoding MbtH family protein, with translation MSTNPFDDPDGTFHALVNDEGQYSLWPVFVAVPQGWTVALGPAGRQECLDHIEAHWTDLRPRSLVAAMESDEQRTGD, from the coding sequence ATGTCCACCAACCCGTTCGACGACCCCGACGGCACCTTCCACGCGCTCGTCAACGACGAGGGCCAGTACTCGCTGTGGCCCGTGTTCGTGGCGGTCCCGCAGGGCTGGACCGTCGCGCTGGGCCCGGCCGGGCGCCAGGAGTGCCTCGACCACATCGAGGCGCACTGGACCGACCTGCGCCCGCGCAGCCTCGTCGCCGCGATGGAGTCCGACGAGCAGCGCACGGGCGACTGA
- a CDS encoding ABC transporter ATP-binding protein has protein sequence MSAPLQVTGLTVRYPGGRVALDGVDLTVGAGERWAVVGRSGSGKTTLVRAVLGLLPPGTQVSGSVRVGGREVLGAPDAQLRALRGLVVGYVPQDPFAACDPLRTVGHHVVQAWAAHRRRPPDGAVPAALEGVGIPDAGRRQAQHPHQWSGGMLQRATLVAATAHGPLLTLADEPTSALDAELADDVLDLVRRSCGALLLISHDLALVGRHAGSVLVLDEGRAVERGDPATLLTAPAAPETRVLVAASAPAPRAAGPEPGPVVAGVRGVVRRYGTVTAVDGVDLDVRAGEVVGVIGRSGSGKSTLARLVGGMEAPDAGRVRLAGDRPGFVMPVFQDPVASLDRRWPLWRTLAEPRRARGERHPRRRLRDLAAEALAGVGLAGVDVDRLPGTLSTGQAQRVALARALVARPVLLVADEPTASLDVAAATAIAALLRTIADDGAALLVVSHEQARLRSYADRVVTMRAGRLVDGEARDRAAR, from the coding sequence GTGAGCGCCCCGCTGCAGGTCACCGGGCTCACCGTGCGGTACCCGGGGGGCCGCGTCGCCCTCGACGGCGTCGACCTCACCGTGGGCGCGGGGGAGCGCTGGGCCGTCGTCGGACGCTCGGGCAGCGGCAAGACCACCCTGGTCCGCGCGGTGCTCGGGCTGCTCCCGCCCGGCACGCAGGTGTCGGGCAGCGTGCGGGTGGGCGGCCGCGAGGTGCTCGGCGCCCCGGACGCCCAGCTGCGGGCGCTGCGCGGGCTCGTCGTCGGGTACGTGCCGCAGGACCCGTTCGCGGCGTGCGACCCGCTGCGGACCGTCGGGCACCACGTCGTCCAGGCCTGGGCCGCGCACCGCCGCCGCCCGCCCGACGGCGCCGTGCCCGCCGCGCTGGAGGGCGTCGGCATCCCGGACGCCGGGCGGCGCCAGGCGCAGCACCCGCACCAGTGGTCGGGCGGGATGCTGCAGCGCGCGACGCTGGTGGCGGCCACCGCCCACGGCCCGCTGCTCACCCTGGCCGACGAGCCGACGAGCGCGCTGGACGCCGAGCTCGCCGACGACGTCCTCGACCTGGTCCGCCGCTCCTGCGGGGCGCTGCTGCTGATCAGCCACGACCTCGCGCTCGTGGGCAGGCACGCCGGTTCGGTGCTCGTGCTCGACGAGGGGCGGGCCGTCGAGCGGGGCGACCCGGCGACGCTGCTGACGGCCCCCGCCGCCCCGGAGACCCGGGTGCTGGTGGCCGCGTCCGCCCCGGCCCCGCGCGCGGCGGGCCCGGAGCCGGGACCGGTCGTCGCGGGCGTCCGCGGGGTCGTGCGCCGCTACGGGACGGTCACCGCCGTCGACGGGGTGGACCTCGACGTCCGCGCGGGCGAGGTCGTCGGCGTGATCGGGCGGTCCGGGTCGGGCAAGTCGACGCTCGCGCGGCTGGTGGGCGGGATGGAGGCGCCGGACGCGGGGCGGGTCCGCCTCGCCGGGGACCGGCCCGGGTTCGTCATGCCGGTGTTCCAGGACCCGGTCGCGAGCCTGGACCGGCGCTGGCCGCTGTGGCGCACGCTGGCCGAACCGCGCCGGGCCCGCGGCGAGCGCCACCCCCGGCGCCGGCTGCGCGACCTCGCGGCCGAGGCGCTGGCCGGGGTCGGGCTGGCCGGGGTCGACGTCGACCGGCTCCCCGGCACCCTGTCGACCGGGCAGGCCCAGCGGGTCGCGCTCGCCCGCGCGCTCGTCGCCCGGCCCGTGCTGCTCGTCGCCGACGAGCCCACGGCCAGCCTCGACGTCGCCGCTGCCACCGCGATCGCCGCCCTGCTGCGCACGATCGCCGACGACGGCGCGGCGCTGCTCGTCGTCAGCCACGAGCAGGCGCGGCTGCGCAGCTACGCCGACCGCGTGGTCACCATGCGGGCCGGGCGGCTCGTCGACGGGGAGGCCCGCGACCGTGCCGCACGCTGA
- a CDS encoding lysine N(6)-hydroxylase/L-ornithine N(5)-oxygenase family protein, whose translation MPQLRSADAGRRAVHDLVGIGFGPSNLALAIALDEHGEGRVAARFVERQAEFGWHRGMLIEDATMQVSFLKDLATLRNPTSRYGFLSYLHDRGRLVDFINYGTSFPTRLEFHDYLEWAASGFADRVDYGTTVVGVDTVPDDPELLDVRTADGGRLRTRNVVLATGLVPHLPEGVTAGRRTWHSRDLLAATAAAADAGIEVRRVIVVGAGQSAAEAADHLHRTFADAEVCAVFARYGYSPADDSSFANRVFDPSAVDDFFRAPNEVKDLILGYHGNTNYSVVDLDLIQALYRRHYHEKVSGRERLRFLNVSRVADVVETGDRVELAVESMVDRSREVLTADLVVYATGYRPSDPVGLLGAVAPRCRRDRLGRLDIGRDYRVATDDDLRAGIYVQGATEHTHGLSSTLLSNVAVRSGEIAASVVARRPAHRPAHLARAASGA comes from the coding sequence ATGCCGCAGCTGAGATCGGCCGATGCAGGCCGCCGCGCCGTCCACGACCTGGTCGGCATCGGGTTCGGCCCGTCGAACCTGGCGCTGGCCATCGCCCTGGACGAGCACGGGGAGGGCCGCGTCGCGGCGCGGTTCGTCGAGCGGCAGGCGGAGTTCGGCTGGCACCGCGGGATGCTGATCGAGGACGCGACGATGCAGGTGTCGTTCCTCAAGGACCTCGCGACCCTGCGCAACCCCACCAGCCGCTACGGGTTCCTGTCCTACCTGCACGACCGGGGCAGGCTCGTCGACTTCATCAACTACGGCACGTCGTTCCCGACGCGGCTGGAGTTCCACGACTACCTGGAGTGGGCCGCGTCGGGGTTCGCCGACCGCGTCGACTACGGCACGACGGTCGTCGGCGTCGACACCGTCCCCGACGACCCGGAGCTCCTCGACGTCCGCACCGCCGACGGCGGGCGGCTGCGCACCCGCAACGTCGTGCTGGCCACCGGGCTGGTGCCGCACCTGCCCGAGGGCGTCACCGCGGGCCGGCGCACCTGGCACAGCCGCGACCTCCTCGCCGCCACCGCCGCGGCGGCCGACGCGGGCATCGAGGTCCGGCGGGTGATCGTCGTCGGGGCCGGGCAGAGCGCCGCCGAGGCGGCCGACCACCTGCACCGCACGTTCGCCGACGCCGAGGTCTGCGCGGTGTTCGCCCGCTACGGCTACAGCCCCGCCGACGACAGCTCGTTCGCGAACCGGGTGTTCGACCCGAGCGCCGTCGACGACTTCTTCCGGGCCCCGAACGAGGTCAAGGACCTCATCCTCGGCTACCACGGCAACACCAACTACTCCGTCGTCGACCTCGACCTGATCCAGGCGCTCTACCGGCGGCACTACCACGAGAAGGTCAGCGGGCGGGAGCGCCTGCGGTTCCTCAACGTCAGCCGGGTGGCCGACGTGGTGGAGACCGGTGACCGCGTCGAGCTCGCGGTGGAGTCGATGGTCGACCGCAGCCGCGAGGTGCTCACCGCCGACCTCGTCGTCTACGCCACCGGCTACCGGCCGTCGGACCCGGTGGGCCTGCTGGGTGCGGTCGCCCCGCGGTGCCGCCGCGACCGCCTGGGCCGCCTCGACATCGGCCGCGACTACCGGGTGGCCACCGACGACGACCTCCGCGCCGGCATCTACGTGCAGGGCGCCACCGAGCACACCCACGGCCTGTCCTCGACGCTGCTGTCCAACGTCGCCGTGCGCAGCGGGGAGATCGCCGCGTCCGTCGTGGCCCGCCGGCCCGCCCACCGGCCCGCCCACCTCGCGCGCGCCGCCTCCGGCGCCTGA